From the genome of Macrobrachium nipponense isolate FS-2020 chromosome 29, ASM1510439v2, whole genome shotgun sequence, one region includes:
- the LOC135206322 gene encoding uncharacterized protein LOC135206322: MAKMADGDNTGRAHRRRLRSDNRNAQTYQAILERLDSSDISSADDDDDDWVPEAVSSRGNILSSSDDSSSEDEDENATVQVPNVTSSNSQGRRSFYLRDVDFRDTFISDEPEKNGDGRSFRPIDYFRSYMNMDFIEHIALCTNMKATETTGSSLGTSGEEIAVFIGMNFAMSVLKMPRIECIGKGMTRLPFIADAMPEIDSLN, translated from the exons ATGGCAAAGATGGCGGACGGTGACAACACCGGAAGAGCCCATAGGCGACGCCTACGCTCAGATAATC GTAATGCCCAAACCTACCAAGCGATATTGGAAAGGTTAGACTCCAGTGACATAAGCAGtgctgatgatgacgatgatgactgGGTACCTGAGGCAGTATCTTCCAGAGGAAACATTTTATCCTCGAGTGATGATTCGTCttctgaagatgaagatgaaaatgCAACTGTGCAGGTTCCTAATGTAACCTCGTCTAATTCCCAGGGAAGGCGTTCCTTTTATTTGAGGGACGTAGATTTTCGAGACACTTTCATCAGTGATGAACCAGAGAAGAATGGTGATGGCAGATCTTTTAGACCAATCGACTACTTCAGGAGTTATATGAACATGGACTTCATAGAACACATTGCTTTATGTACCAATATGAAAGCTACTGAAACCACAGGGTCATCCTTGGGAACCAGTGGAGAGGAAATTGCAGTGTTCATAGGTATGAATTTTGCCATGTCAGTATTAAAGATGCCAAGGATAGAATGTATTGGCAAGGGTATGACACGCCTACCATTTATTGCTGATGCTATGCCAGAGATAGATTCTTTAAATTAA